A window of the Archocentrus centrarchus isolate MPI-CPG fArcCen1 chromosome 17, fArcCen1, whole genome shotgun sequence genome harbors these coding sequences:
- the LOC115796272 gene encoding uncharacterized protein LOC115796272, which yields MLRLLKEDNSPKRISDAVKRKSKLLKSHSGSLPVYLIPLEKDKEFTVTGCRSFRFGKESSKPSRTIMVLGATGAGKSALINGMINYILGVKWEDDYRFKLVDEDQSASQAHSQTSEVTVYKIHHQEDFTVPFSLTVVDTPGFGDTRGIERDRETVEQLRRLFSAQHGVSVIDAVCFVAQASLARLTATQKYLFDSVLSMFGKDVAENIRILVTFADGQKPPVLEAINAAGVPCPKTKDGQPAHFKFNNSALFANNKSPEADSVSDDDEEGSFDQMFWEMGKKNMKRFFAALNVIETKSLTLTKEVLRERNQLENSFENLQVQVKLGLAKMEEIKETSEKLKEREAEISRNENFEFEVMVKKPVQEDISHSGNFITNCQQCHVTCHYPCAIPNDEDKSKCGAIGPDGCCTQCPGKCIWSVHYNQKYKWGYEDVKEQRTITELEKKFQRAKGEKMTVQIVADKLKEEYKRLQDEVVKLMQRSAECLNRLKEIALKPNPLSTPEYIDMLIEGEKHEAKPGWKGRVQALMEMKEKAETMAKVEKGGKLLHHQESFNVKN from the coding sequence atgctCAGACTTCTCAAAGAAGACAATAGTCCCAAGAGGATTTCAGATGCTGTTAAAAGAAAGAGCAAACTACTAAAATCCCATTCAGGATCTCTGCCAGTTTATCTGATTCCTCTGGAAAAGGACAAAGAATTCACTGTAACTGGATGCAGGAGTTTCAGGTTTGGGAAAGAGTCCAGTAAACCCAGTCGCACTATAATGGTTCTTGGAGCAACTGGTGCTGGGAAGTCAGCTCTCATCAATGGGATGATCAATTATATTCTAGGTGTTAAATGGGAGGATGACTATCGCTTTAAGTTAGTTGATGAAGATCAGTCAGCATCACAAGCTCACAGTCAGACCTCTGAAGTCACTGTGTACAAAATCCACCACCAGGAGGATTTTACAGTCCCGTTCTCTCTGACCGTTGTGGACACTCCAGGATTTGGAGATACGAGAGGcatagaaagagacagagagactgtAGAGCAGCTCCGTCGACTCTTCTCTGCTCAGCACGGTGTCAGTGTCATtgatgctgtgtgttttgtagcTCAGGCTTCTTTAGCACGACTCACAGCAACACAGAAATATCTCTTTGATTCAGTGCTCTCGATGTTTGGCAAAGATGTGGCAGAAAACATCAGGATTCTGGTGACATTTGCAGATGGTCAGAAACCTCCAGTTCTAGAGGCGATCAATGCTGCAGGAGTCCCATGTCCTAAAACCAAAGACGGGCAGCCAGCTCACTTCAAATTCAATAATTCAGCTCTGTTTGCAAACAACAAATCACCTGAAGCTGATAGTGtgagtgatgatgatgaagaaggcAGCTTTGATCAGATGTTTTGggagatggggaaaaaaaacatgaagagaTTTTTTGCTGCTCTGAATGTCATAGAAACAAAAAGTTTGACACTGACAAAGGAGGTCCTCAGAGAAAGAAATCAGCTCGAGAATTCATTTGAGAATCTGCAGGTACAGGTTAAACTTGGATTAGCCAAGATGGAGGAGATAAAAGAGACGAGTGAAAAACTTAAAGAACGTGAAGCAGAGATCAGCAGAAACGAGAACTTTGAGTTTGAAGTTATGGTCAAAAAACCTGTTCAGGAGGATATTTCCCACAGTGGAAACTTCATCACCAACTGTCAGCAGTGTCATGTCACCTGTCACTACCCCTGTGCCATACCAAATGATGAAGATAAAAGCAAGTGTGGAGCAATAGGACCAGATGGATGCTGTACTCAGTGCCCAGGCAAATGTATCTGGAGTGTACATTATAATCAGAAGTACAAATGGGGATATGAAGACGTCAAAGAACAAAGAACAATAACAgagctggaaaaaaagtttcagAGAGCCAAAGGAGAGAAGATGACTGTTCAGATAGTGGCTGATAAACTGAAGGAAGAGTACAAACGTTTGCAGGATGAGGTGGTGAAACTGATGCAGAGATCTGCAGAGTGTCTGAACAGACTCAAAGAGATCGCACTGAAGCCAAACCCTCTGTCCACTCCAGAGTACATCGACATGCTCATTGAAGGAGAGAAACATGAGGCCAAACCAGGCTGGAAGGGACGAGTTCAGGCTCTGATGGAGATGAAGGAAAAAGCAGAGACTATGGCTAAAGTAGAGAAAGGAGGGAAACTCCTCCATCACCAAGAAtcatttaatgttaaaaattaG